The Crassaminicella indica genomic interval CTTATATCCTTTGCTGAATTTGGATATTGTATTGCCTTTTCAATATCCTTTATTGTTATAAGCCCTTTTAAATATCCTTCATCATCTACAATTGGAAGCTTTTCTATTTTTCTACTCTTTAATATCTTTTCTGCCTCTTCCATAGATATACCTTCTCTTGCCGTAACCAAATTCTCTTTTGTCATAGCATCTCCAATTTTTTTGTTTACATCATTTTCAAATCTTATATCTCTGTTTGTCAATATTCCTACTAATTTTTTATTCTCATCTGTGATTGGAACACCTGATATATGATACCTTTCCATTAATTCTAATGCATCTGCAATCACATGATCTGGTGATAAGTAAAAAGGATCTACAATAACACCGTGCTCGCTTCTTTTTACTTTATCTACCTCTAAAGCCTGCTCTTCAATAGACATATTCTTATGAATAATCCCAATGCCACCTTCTCTAGCAATAGCAATAGCAAGCTTTGCTTCTGTTACTGTATCCATTCCCGCACTCATTAAAGGAATATTCAATTTTATTTTTTTTGTAAGTCTTGTTTTTGTATTTACATCTTTAGGTAGTACATTAGACTTTTGAGGTACCAATAGCACATCATCAAATGTTAATCCTTCTTTTATAAATTTTCCTTCCATCTTATCCTTCCTTTCTGTTTTCCTATGTTTTATTTATATTTTTTACAATATATACAAAAAAATCCATGTAATATTTCACGAGTGAAATTATTACATGGTTTATCTACAAATCCACTATATATATAATAATTCCACTCATAGTCAGATCATTTACGGTGATCTTGTAGAAACATCCAAGCCATATCCTTGGACATATATGAGAGGCAATCAATATTTATTTTTCTATATAAAGTATCAAATATTCACCATCCTGTCAATATAAATTAAGGAAAATTAATATATTCGCAATATTCATATTATATAAAAAGAGAATAGCTAATCGAGCTATTCTCTTTCATTTATTACATCATACCTGGCATTCCGCCGCCCATTCCTGGCATTGCAGCACCTGCATTTTCTTCTTTAATATCTGCAACAGCAGCTTCAGTTGTTAGAAGCATTGCAGATACAGAAGCAGCATTTTGAAGTGCTGAACGAGTAACCTTTGTTGGGTCAACAATACCTGCTTCTATCATATTTACATATTTTTCATTTAATGCATCAAAGCCTACGCCGATTTCACTATTTTTAACTTTCTCTACAATTACAGATCCTTCTAATCCTGCATTAGCAGCGATTTGTCTAACTGGTTCTTCAAGAGCACGTCTAATAATAGTTGCACCTGTTTTTTCATCTCCATTTAATGTTTCTATTAGCTTTTCTACAGCATCAATAGTATTGATTAATGCTGTACCACCACCTGCAACAATACCTTCTTCAACAGCAGCTCTTGTTGCGTTTAATGCGTCTTCAATTCTTAATTTTCTTTCTTTTAATTCAGTTTCAGTAGCTGCACCTACTTCGATTACTGCTACACCACCAGAAAGCTTTGCAAGTCTTTCTTGTAATTTTTCTTTATCAAAATCAGAAGTTGTTTCTTCAATTTGAGTTTTAATTTGTCTTATACGATCTTGAATCGCTTGCTTATCTCCTGCACCATCAACTATTGTTGTATTTTCTTTGTCGATTTTAACAGAATTTGCACGACCTAGCATATCTAAAGTAGTTTCTTTGATATCTAATCCTAATTCTTCAGAAATTACAGTACCACCTGTTAGAACTGCAATATCTTGAAGCATAGCTTTTCTTCTATCTCCAAATCCTGGAGCTTTTACAGCAACACATTCAAATGTTCCTCTTAATTTATTTACAACTAATGTAGCTAATGCTTCTCCTTCAACATCTTCAGCAATAATCAATAATTTTTTACCTTGTTGTACTATTTTCTCTAATACTGGAAGAATATCTTGAATATTTGTTATTTTCTTATCTGTAATTAATATATATGGATTTTCAAGTACTGCTTCCATTTTTTCAGCATCTGTTACCATGTAAGGAGATAAATAACCTCTATCAAATTGCATACCTTCAACTACTTCTAAAGTAGTTCCCATTGATTTTGCTTCTTCAACAGTAATAACTCCATCTTTTCCTACTTTTTCCATAGCTTCTGCAATCAAGTTACCAATTGTTTCATCTGCTGCAGAGATAGATGCAACTTGTGCAATAGCTTCTTTGCTTTCAATAGTTTTAGAAATCTTTTTAATTTCTTCTACTGCAACATCTACAGCTCTTTGGATACCTTTTTTAAGAATCATTGGGTTTGCACCAGCAGCAACATTTTTAAGTCCTTCTCTAATAATAGCTTGCGCTAATAATGTAGCTGTAGTAGTACCATCTCCAGCAACATCATTTGTCTTTGTAGCTACTTCCTTTACAAGTTGTGCACCCATATTTTCATAAGCATCTTCTAATTCTATTTCGCGAGCTATAGTAACACCATCATTTGTAATAAGTGGTGAACCAAACTTTTTATCTAAAATTACATTTCTTCCTTTTGGTCCTAATGTAACTTTTACAGTATCCGCCAATTTGTTTACACCAGCTTCTAATTTACGGCGTGCATCCTCACAAAATTTAATCTCTTTTGCCATAAATAATCCCTCCTATTATGTAATCTATTTTTATTACTCAACTACTGCTAAAATATCACTTTGTCTTAAAATTGTATACTCAACACCATCGTATTTTACTTCTGTTCCTGCATATTTAGAGAAAATTACCCTGTCTCCTACTTTTACTTCCATTTTTACTTCTTTTCCATCTACCATTCCACCTGGTCCTACTGCTACAACTTCAGCCATTTGTGGTTGTTCCTTTGCTTGTGTTGGAAGAACAATACCACTTTTTGTTTTTTCTTCTGC includes:
- the groL gene encoding chaperonin GroEL (60 kDa chaperone family; promotes refolding of misfolded polypeptides especially under stressful conditions; forms two stacked rings of heptamers to form a barrel-shaped 14mer; ends can be capped by GroES; misfolded proteins enter the barrel where they are refolded when GroES binds), whose product is MAKEIKFCEDARRKLEAGVNKLADTVKVTLGPKGRNVILDKKFGSPLITNDGVTIAREIELEDAYENMGAQLVKEVATKTNDVAGDGTTTATLLAQAIIREGLKNVAAGANPMILKKGIQRAVDVAVEEIKKISKTIESKEAIAQVASISAADETIGNLIAEAMEKVGKDGVITVEEAKSMGTTLEVVEGMQFDRGYLSPYMVTDAEKMEAVLENPYILITDKKITNIQDILPVLEKIVQQGKKLLIIAEDVEGEALATLVVNKLRGTFECVAVKAPGFGDRRKAMLQDIAVLTGGTVISEELGLDIKETTLDMLGRANSVKIDKENTTIVDGAGDKQAIQDRIRQIKTQIEETTSDFDKEKLQERLAKLSGGVAVIEVGAATETELKERKLRIEDALNATRAAVEEGIVAGGGTALINTIDAVEKLIETLNGDEKTGATIIRRALEEPVRQIAANAGLEGSVIVEKVKNSEIGVGFDALNEKYVNMIEAGIVDPTKVTRSALQNAASVSAMLLTTEAAVADIKEENAGAAMPGMGGGMPGMM
- the groES gene encoding co-chaperone GroES, whose protein sequence is MNIKPLGDRVVIKKLEAEEKTKSGIVLPTQAKEQPQMAEVVAVGPGGMVDGKEVKMEVKVGDRVIFSKYAGTEVKYDGVEYTILRQSDILAVVE